The DNA region AGAAATGATACTTGAAGATTGCGAAATCTAATTTAGTGCAAACTCATAAAATATTCAAATGCTTTCAATAATCGGCTACCGTGCCATGAAAACATTTCACCATCAACCAATATTACTTTTGCCGATGGGCTTATAGCCGCCATTTCTACGGCATCTTTTTCTTTGAAAGGATAAGGCTCGGAGGACAACAATAGATAATCTATTTTTTTTACAGCTCTTATTTCCTCAGGAGTCACTACAGGATATCTGGATTGATTGTCAAAAACATTTTCAAAACGGTTCAATTGCAATAAAGCATTAATATAATTAGCCGAACCAGCAACCATATAGGGATTTTTCCAGATAAAATAAGCAACTTTTCTAAAAGGCTTTTCTGCGATAAACGACGTAAATGTATTTAAAGAAAACCGAATTTTAGCATTCAATGTTTCAGCCTCTGGAATACAATGAAACAATTGCCCAAAATCACTTATCATCTTAAAATTATCTTCAACACACTTAATATCAGTAACCCAAACAGGACATAAGGTTCTAAGCGTTTCGACAATTTCCCGAGTGTTCTCTTCTTTGTTTGCTATAACAATATCAGGCGCCAAACTTTTTATTTTTTCAAAATCAACTTGTTTAGTTCCTCCTACCACAACTTTCTCTTTACGTAAATGCGTAGGATGGATACAAAACTTAGTAATTCCTAGCAGCTTAGACTCCAAACCTAAATCGACTAACAACTCTGTTTGAGAAGGAACTAAAGAAACAATTCTTTGAGGCACTTTATCAAAAACATGCTCCGTTCCTAAATCGTCAATTAATGTATATTTTTCCAAATTAAATCTTTAAACAAAAATAAATAACCATAAAAAAACCACTAAAAACAGCGTTTTTAATGGTTTCTTTCCTATCGTACTCAACTAATTTAATTAATAGCTGCCATAATATTTTGCATTTCTTGTTGCATTTTTACAGCTTCCTGTCTTGCCTTTTCGGCAAAATCAGCTCCTTTTGATGCATAAATAATAGCTCTTGACGAATTCACTAATAGTCCAACATTCGTATTCATTCCGTATTTACAAACTTCAGACAAACTACCTCCTTGCGCTCCTACTCCTGGAACAAGCAAAAAGCTATCTGGAACAATTTTTCTAATTTCAGTAAAATATTCTGCCTTTGTAGCACCAACCACATACATCAAATTCTCTGAATTTTTCCAAGTCTTAGATGTTTCTAAAACCTTTTTGTATAATTCTTTTCCCTCTACTTCTAATGTTTGAAAATCAAAGGCTCCCTCATTAGAGGTTAATGCTAACATGATGGTATGTTTATCTTCAAAAGCTAGAAATGGCTCTACTGAATCCTTCCCCATATAAGGAGCTACTGTAATACTATCAAAATTCAAATCCTCAAAAAAAGCTTTGGCATACATTGAAGAAGTATTACCTATATCACCGCGTTTGGCATCGGCAATGGTAAAAATTTCAGGATAGTTTGAATTAATATAATCAATTGTTTTTTGTAAAGACATCCATCCTTTTAAACCATAAGCCTCAAAAAAAGCAATATTAGGTTTGTAAGCAACTGCTACATCATGAGTCGCATCAATAATTGCTTTATTAAATTCAAAAATAGGATCTTCTAATTCTAAAAAACTTTCAGGGATTTTATTTAAATCGACATCTAAACCTACGCATAGAAACGATTTTTTCAAGTTAATTTGCTCAATTAATTCCTTTGTAGTCATGCATTTTGTTTTACAGTTTGCAAAGTTACAAAGCCAAAGCTAAATTATAGAAGAATTATATAAGTTTCTCAAAAAATTCTATAACAGCTCCAGAAAAAGACTCCTGTAAATTTGAAAAAACATCTAATTTTAGCAACTGTTTCATTACTTTTACTAAAAACCTAAATCAATAGACTTGAAACTATTTTTAAAAACAGACACCAATTTTCTAATTAAGAAGATTTTAGAAGAGAAATTAGATGTATTTAACATCAAATATTCTATTGTAAACAGTAATGAAATTTTATTTTTAGAAAACATAGAAACAGCCACCTATGAAAAAATAACTGCGGTGCTTAACGACTATGGATTTGAAATCATAGAAAATCAAAAAAACATTATCGTTCAAAAAATCAAAGAAACGATTATTGAAATGATTTTTAACGAAAATGCTCCTGCTGTTAAAAGTTCTGTGTACTTAGCCGAAAAACTAGACCATAGTTACGGCTATCTTTCCAATCTTTTCTCGG from Flavobacterium nitratireducens includes:
- a CDS encoding ABC transporter substrate-binding protein, with the protein product MEKYTLIDDLGTEHVFDKVPQRIVSLVPSQTELLVDLGLESKLLGITKFCIHPTHLRKEKVVVGGTKQVDFEKIKSLAPDIVIANKEENTREIVETLRTLCPVWVTDIKCVEDNFKMISDFGQLFHCIPEAETLNAKIRFSLNTFTSFIAEKPFRKVAYFIWKNPYMVAGSANYINALLQLNRFENVFDNQSRYPVVTPEEIRAVKKIDYLLLSSEPYPFKEKDAVEMAAISPSAKVILVDGEMFSWHGSRLLKAFEYFMSLH
- the pyrF gene encoding orotidine-5'-phosphate decarboxylase translates to MTTKELIEQINLKKSFLCVGLDVDLNKIPESFLELEDPIFEFNKAIIDATHDVAVAYKPNIAFFEAYGLKGWMSLQKTIDYINSNYPEIFTIADAKRGDIGNTSSMYAKAFFEDLNFDSITVAPYMGKDSVEPFLAFEDKHTIMLALTSNEGAFDFQTLEVEGKELYKKVLETSKTWKNSENLMYVVGATKAEYFTEIRKIVPDSFLLVPGVGAQGGSLSEVCKYGMNTNVGLLVNSSRAIIYASKGADFAEKARQEAVKMQQEMQNIMAAIN
- a CDS encoding helix-turn-helix domain-containing protein, giving the protein MKLFLKTDTNFLIKKILEEKLDVFNIKYSIVNSNEILFLENIETATYEKITAVLNDYGFEIIENQKNIIVQKIKETIIEMIFNENAPAVKSSVYLAEKLDHSYGYLSNLFSEVTYTSIENFIIIQKIEYVKKLITQQDLTLTEIAFKLNYSSVAHLSSQFKNTTGITPSAFQRIIKKRSEISTQNIN